A portion of the Oxynema aestuarii AP17 genome contains these proteins:
- a CDS encoding Jag family protein — translation MNDTQMQRGRQWLEQLLRLANLPQGVEARQDVDCYWLNVDRDRLSAEQIELLIGANGETIDAIQYLANTTLNLGRPSEEQAAYTIELDGYRQRRQQELQTLAEQAAQAVRESGEEFEMQPLSSAERRQVHNLLKEYADLKTYSRGEEPNRRLVVCPR, via the coding sequence ATGAACGACACTCAGATGCAACGCGGTCGCCAGTGGTTGGAACAACTGTTGCGCTTGGCTAATTTGCCTCAAGGGGTCGAAGCCCGTCAGGACGTCGATTGTTACTGGTTGAATGTCGATCGAGATCGCCTCAGCGCCGAACAAATCGAACTTCTCATCGGCGCCAACGGCGAAACGATCGACGCCATCCAATATCTCGCCAATACTACCCTCAATCTCGGTCGGCCCTCGGAAGAACAAGCCGCCTATACGATCGAGTTAGACGGTTACCGCCAACGGCGCCAACAAGAATTGCAAACTTTGGCCGAACAAGCGGCGCAAGCAGTTCGCGAAAGTGGCGAAGAGTTTGAAATGCAACCGTTGTCCTCCGCCGAACGGCGACAAGTCCACAATTTGTTAAAGGAATATGCCGATTTAAAAACCTACTCCCGGGGAGAAGAACCGAATCGGCGCCTCGTCGTTTGCCCTCGTTAA